Genomic window (Vicinamibacterales bacterium):
CGCTATCTGCGCAACGAGCGCTCGCTCGCCCGCGTCGCGCTGCTGCACTCGGAACAGACCGAGGCGTTCCACCCGGGGATGGCGGACGGGGCCCGCCACGCGGATCACGTGCTCGGCATGTACCAGGCGCTGGTCGAGGCGCGCGTGCCGTTCGACATGGTGCACGAGGCGCTGCTCACGCCCGATCGCCTCGATCAATACCGGCTGCTGGTGCTCGCCGACGCGGCGGCGCTGTCGGTGCCGCAGTGCGAGGCGATTCGCCGCTATCTGCAGCGCGGCGGCAGCCTGATCGCGACGTTCGCCACGTCGCTCTTCGACGAGGTGGGTGTGCAGCGCCCCGATTTCGCGCTCGCCGACGTCTTCGGCGTCTCGTACGGCGGCCGTGTCGAAGGACCGATGCACAACTCCTATCTGGCGCTCGAGTCGGGAGCGGACGGCCGCCGCCATCCGATCCTCGCGGGTCTCGAAGGGACGCCCCGCATCATCAACGGTGTGTTCCGCCTCGACGTCCGCCCGGCCGGGTCAGACCGGGGTCAAACGGGGGTCAGACCCGCGTCTGACCCCGGTCTGACCCCGGCGCCCCTGACGCTCATTCCGCCGTATCCCGATCTGCCGATGGAGGACGTCTACCCGCGGGTGCCCCACACCGACACGCCGGGTGTCTACCTGCGCGATCTCGGCCGCAGCCGCGTCGTCTATTTTCCGTGGGACATCGACCGGACGTTCTGGGACGTGCTCGCCGTCGATCACCTCACACTGTTGAAGAACGCGGTGACGTGGGCGGCGAACGGACCGTCACCGGTGACCGTCGACGGCCCGGGCGTGCTCGACGTCGCGATCTGGCGACAGGCGGCGTCGACGACCGTGCACCTGGTCAATCTCACGAACCCGATGATGATGAAGGGGCCGTTGCGCGAGGCGATCCCGGTCGGTCCGCTGCACGTGCGCGTGCCGCTGACCGACGGCCGTCGTCCGTCGAAGGTCTCGTTGCTGACGGCCGGCACCGCCGTGCCGGTCCGCATCGAGAACGGCGTCCTGCTGGTCGACGTGCCGTCGGTGGCCGTGCACGAAGTGATTGCGATCGACGACTAGCGCCGGCCCCTCGGATCAGGCCGGGGACTCAGGTGATCTGCGGCAGCGTCCACGGCGCGCGGTACGGGCGCAGGACGTACTTCTCCTGCTCGGCGTCGTCGGCGATCGTCTCGGCGGCGATGTCCCAGTGCACGCGGCGGCCGGTGCGGAAGGCGATGTTCCCGAGGTGGCAGGCGATCATCGAGTTGTGGCCGACCTCGACATCGGACGTGGGACGCTGGCGCGAGTCGAGGCAGTCGAGGAAATCCTTCATGTGCGCCAGGCCCATGTCGCCGGAAGCGCCGCGGTGCGGCTCACCCTGCATGCGGTAGCGCTTCTTGCCGTTCGTCGTTTCGGTCTCGGGCAGCACTTCCCAGCCGCTGCGGTCGACCACGAGCACGCCGTTGTTGCCGTGGAAGGCGACGCCGTGGTCGCGCATGTAGGGTCCCTGGCCGATCGCCGTCGCGTGCTCCCAGATCACGCTGTAGCCCTCGTATTCCCAGAGGGCCTGCTGCGTGTCGGGCGTCTCCTCCGCGTCTTCGGGGAATCCGAACTTGCCGCCGACCGAGGTCGCTGATTTCGGCGCCGTGACGCCCATGCCCCAGTTGGCGACGTCGAGCATGTGCGCGCCCCAGTCGGTCATCAGGCCGCCCGAATAATCGTAGTACCAGCGAAAATTGAAGTGGAAGCGGTTCTTGTTGAACGGCCGTTTCGCTGCCGGACCGAGCCACATGTCGTAGTCGACGCTCGCCGGCGGCGCCGTGTCGGGCACCGGCGCGATGTTGCCCATCCAGTCCTGATAGGCCCACGCCTTGACGACGCGGATCGTGCCGAGCGCGCCGGATTTCACGTAGGCGATCGCATCCTTGAAATGGTTCGAGCTGCGCTGCTGCGTGCCCATCTGCACGACGCGGTTGTAGCGCCGCGCCGCCTTGACCATCACCCGGCCTTCGCCGATCGTCAGCGCCAGCGGCTTCTCGACGTAGACGTCCTTGCCGGCCTGGCAGGCCAGGACCGTCGGCAGGGCGTGCCAGTGATCGGGGGTGCCGATGATCACCGCGTCGACGTCCTGGCGATCGAGGACGCGCCGGAAATCGCGCCCGGCGTTGTCGGGCTGCTGATTGAATTCGCCGTGGACGCGCTGGGCCGCTTTGGCGAGCTGCTCGTCGTCCACGTCGCAGAGGGCGACGACCTGCGCGCCGAGCCGCAGCGCGTTGCGCAGGTCGGAAGTGCCCTGGCCGCCGCAGCCGATGAGCGCGACGCGGACGCGCCGGTTGGCGCCGGCAGCTCGGTCCTGGGATTCGGCGTTCGACGCCATCGACGTGGCCAGCACGCCGCCGGCGGCGCCGGTGGCGGCGTGCTTCAGGAATGTCCGGCGGCTGCTCACGGGTCTCATCTTCACCTCCGACGCCGTCACCATAGCGCGGGCGCGCCGGCGTTGTCACGGACGATCGTCGGGCCGCCGCCGCGGGCGCACCGCGGGTGTAGACTGACGGCTTTCCCTTTGAAGGAGGAACCCATGAACGCAGATCAGGCCCGTGCAGTCGCCGACGCGATGATCGGGTCGCTCGAGAGCGAATCGGTCGCGACCCGCAAGGTCATCGCCGCGGTTCCGGCTGCCAACCGCGACTACAGGCCGGACGCGAAATCGCGGACGGCGTGGGAGATCGCCACGCATCTGGCGACGAGCGACATCTGGTTCGCCGACTGCATCCTCAACGGCAAATTCGACTGGACGGGCGACCCGCCGCTGCCGAAGGAGTTCACCGATCCGGGGGCCGTGGCGAAATGGCACGAGAAGCATTTCGGCGAGAAGCTCGCCGCGATCCGCGCCTTGACGCCGGCGCAGCTGCTCGCCGACGCAGATTTCTTCGGATCGAAAGGGCCGGTCGTGACGTATCTCGTGGCCTTCAACAACCATCACATCCATCATCGCGGTCAGCTCGCGGCGTATCTGCGTGCGGCCGGCTCGAAGGTGCCGGCCATCTACGGCATCAGCGCCGACGAGAACCTGATGGCACAGGCCTGACGGGTGGCCGATCGGGGGGCCCGCCTCGTCTATTCCTCGGCGGCCGGGCGCGTCTGCAGGAGTTGCGGGCAGCCCGAACGCGGGTGCCGCTGCGGCGAGAAACCGTCGGCGGCGGTGCCCGGCCGGCCGGTCGCCAAACTCCGGGTCGAACGGGCCGGGCGCGGCGGCAAGACGGTCACGGTCGTGTTCGGGCTGCCGGAGAACGCGGATTTCCTGAGGGATCTGGCGCAGGATCTCAAGAAGGCGTGTGGGACCGGCGGCGCCGTCCGCACCGACGGCGTCGAGCTGCAGGGGGATCAGTGCGACCGGGTGCGGGAGCTCCTGGTTGCACGGAATTTCACAGTCAAAGGCTAGGTGTTCGTTCTTTTGAGAGATCGGCTATACTCGGCCCCTCTTTTTCTTAAGGACGGACATGGCTTCGAACGGCACGATCAAGCGTCTGGTTAGCGACAAGGGTTTCGGGTTCATCCTGGCGGAAGACGGCGCGGAGTACTTCTTCCACAATTCCGCGTGCCAGGGCACGCGCTTCGACCAGCTGCGTGAGGGACAGCCCGTCACGTTCGAGAAGGGTCAGGGCCCCAAGGGCCCGCGCGCCGAGAACGTTCGCGTCGCCTAGTCAGGCGACAGCGTGCTGAGCGGAGGCCGGTAGCGGGGCGCTGCCGGCCGGCCGAGCCGTCGCATTTCAGCGTCGGCGCACTATCGGTTCGACTCGTCCGCATCCATTCAGCGCCACCGCAGAAGCCGGCGCCGCCGGTATGATGGGGATATTCCCTGATGCCGGCCCCGCTGCGTCTCGCCTTGCTCGGGTGTGGATTGATCGCCCGGGTGCACAGCCGTAATCTGCGCCGTCTCGGACGCGCGGACATCGTGCCCTCCTATGCGAGTCGCGATCGTGCGAAGGCCGAGGCGTATCGCCAGCGCTACGGCGGCGTCGCCAGTTACGGCGACTACGACGCGGCGATCACCGATCCGTCGATCGATGCCGTGCTGATCGCGGTGCCGCCGAAGTTCCATCTGGAGCTGACGCTGCGGGCGCTCGCGGCCGGCAAGCACGTGATCGTGGAGAAACCGGCGTTCCCCTCGATCGACAGCTACCAGACCGCGGCCGCGGCGCGCGATCGCGCCGGACGCGTGGTCCTCGTCGGCGAGAACGATCACTACAAGCCGCTCGCGGTCCGGCTCCGCCGGCTGCTCGCGGAAGGCCTGATCGGCGACATGCTGTTCGCGCACTACGTCACCATCGCGCGGCGGCTCAAGACCGCCGACGACTGGCGCAACGACGAGACGCTGGCCGGCGGCGATGCGTTCTTCGAGGAAGGGATCCACTGGCTGCACTTCGCCGCCAGCCTCGGTCCGCGCATCGTCCGCATCGAGGGGATGCGGCCGAGCGCCGCGGGCGGCGGCGGCGATCGCCGCGCCAAGAGCATGATGGTGGCGTTCCAGTACGACAACAGCGCCGCCGGCACGCTCTATTACTCGCGCGAGGTTCCGTCGCTGCTGCGCGGCATGCGTCTCTCGAAGATCTTCGGACGCCGCGGCGTCATCACGTTCGAGTCGAACGGCTTGTTCATCGTCGCGCGCGGTCAATTCATGCCGCGGCTGATCTGGCCGGGGATGAACGATTTCCGCGGCTACCGCGCGATGTATCGCGATTTCGTCGGCGCGATCCGCAGCGGTGCGCCGCCGCAGATGAGCCTCGAGCGCGCCAGGGAGGACCATCGGCTGATGGACGAGGTGTACGGTTCGCTGTGATCCAGTCCTACGACATCATCGTCATCGGCACCGGCGCCGGTGGCGGCACGATCGCGCAGGCGCTCGCCGGGTCGGGAGCGCGGCTGCTGGTGATCGAGCGCGGCGACTTCGTCGCGCAGGAAGACGAGAACTGGAGCGCGGCGGCGGTCTGGAAGGACCTTCGCTACCGCACCCGGGAGACGTGGCTGGACAACGAAGGCCGCGAGTTCCGCCCCTACACGCACTACAACGTCGGCGGCAACACGAAGTTCTGGGGCAGCGTGCTCTACCGGCTGCGGCGCGAAGACTTCCATGACGTGCAGCACGCCGACGGCGTATCGCCGGCGTGGCCCATCGACTACGACACGCTGGCGCCGTACTACGATCGCGCCGAACGTCTGTACCGCGTGCGCGGCGGGCTCGGCGACGATCCGACCGAGCCGCCGCACGCCGCGCCGTACCCGTTTCCGGCCGTGCCGCATGCGCCGGGGATGGGCCGCATCGCCGACCGGCTGCGCGGGCTGGGGCTGCATCCGTCGCCGCTGCCGCTCGGGCTGATCGACGTCGGCGGCCCGAACGGCTGCCGCCTGTGCAACACCTGCAACTCGTTCGTCTGCCGCATCCACGCCAAGAGCGACGCCGACGTCGTCGCGGTGCGCCCGCTGCAGGCGGCGGCGAACGTGACGCTGTGGACCAACGCCACGGCGCGGCGGCTGCTGACCGATCCGGCGGGCCGGACAGTGACGGCCGTCGAGATCGAGCGCGGCGGCGCCGTCGAGGTCGTCGCGGCGCCAACGGTCGTCGTCTCGTGCGGCGCGATCAATTCCGCCGCGCTGCTGCTGCGGTCGGCGACCGACAAGCACCCGCACGGCCTCGCCAACTCGTCGGGCCTCGTCGGCCGGCGCTACATGGCGCACCTGGCGACGATGCTCGAGGGGGTGCGCTGGCAGACGAACCACGACGAGTTCCAGAAGACGCTCGCCATCAACGATTTCTACCTCGCCGGCGCGCACGCGCCGTATCCGCTCGGGCAAATCCAGTCGCAGGGGCGGACGCACGCGATCATGGCCAAGATCACCGGCGACGCCTGGGTCTACAAGGGGATCGCGATGCGCCACATTCCCCTCTGGGCCTACCAGCGGTGGGTGTCGCGCGCCACCGACTGGCTGGCGATGACCGAGGACCTGCCCGATCCCGACAACCGCGTCCGGCTCGCGCCTGATGGACGCATCGTGCTCGACGTGCGCCAGAACAACCAGCGCGCGCACGCCAGGCTCGTCGACACGTTGCGGGAGATTCTCGGCAGGCTCGGCTACTGGTCGCCGAAGGTGTTCGCGCACATGGCCGGCACCAAGAACACGACGCATCAGTGCGGCACGCTCGTTTTCGGCCGCGACCCGCGCACCTCGGTGCTCGACCCATGGTGCCGCGCGCACGACGTCGACAACCTCTTCGTCGTCGACGCGTCGTTCTTCCCCTCGTCGGCGGCCGTCAACCCCGGCCTGACGATCGCGGCGCAGGCGCTTCGTACCGCCGATCACATCATGGGGGTCGCATGAAAGCGCGTTCCTTCAGCCACACCGGGATCACC
Coding sequences:
- a CDS encoding Gfo/Idh/MocA family oxidoreductase, with the protein product MRPVSSRRTFLKHAATGAAGGVLATSMASNAESQDRAAGANRRVRVALIGCGGQGTSDLRNALRLGAQVVALCDVDDEQLAKAAQRVHGEFNQQPDNAGRDFRRVLDRQDVDAVIIGTPDHWHALPTVLACQAGKDVYVEKPLALTIGEGRVMVKAARRYNRVVQMGTQQRSSNHFKDAIAYVKSGALGTIRVVKAWAYQDWMGNIAPVPDTAPPASVDYDMWLGPAAKRPFNKNRFHFNFRWYYDYSGGLMTDWGAHMLDVANWGMGVTAPKSATSVGGKFGFPEDAEETPDTQQALWEYEGYSVIWEHATAIGQGPYMRDHGVAFHGNNGVLVVDRSGWEVLPETETTNGKKRYRMQGEPHRGASGDMGLAHMKDFLDCLDSRQRPTSDVEVGHNSMIACHLGNIAFRTGRRVHWDIAAETIADDAEQEKYVLRPYRAPWTLPQIT
- a CDS encoding Gfo/Idh/MocA family oxidoreductase is translated as MPAPLRLALLGCGLIARVHSRNLRRLGRADIVPSYASRDRAKAEAYRQRYGGVASYGDYDAAITDPSIDAVLIAVPPKFHLELTLRALAAGKHVIVEKPAFPSIDSYQTAAAARDRAGRVVLVGENDHYKPLAVRLRRLLAEGLIGDMLFAHYVTIARRLKTADDWRNDETLAGGDAFFEEGIHWLHFAASLGPRIVRIEGMRPSAAGGGGDRRAKSMMVAFQYDNSAAGTLYYSREVPSLLRGMRLSKIFGRRGVITFESNGLFIVARGQFMPRLIWPGMNDFRGYRAMYRDFVGAIRSGAPPQMSLERAREDHRLMDEVYGSL
- a CDS encoding DinB family protein translates to MNADQARAVADAMIGSLESESVATRKVIAAVPAANRDYRPDAKSRTAWEIATHLATSDIWFADCILNGKFDWTGDPPLPKEFTDPGAVAKWHEKHFGEKLAAIRALTPAQLLADADFFGSKGPVVTYLVAFNNHHIHHRGQLAAYLRAAGSKVPAIYGISADENLMAQA
- a CDS encoding cold shock domain-containing protein; this encodes MASNGTIKRLVSDKGFGFILAEDGAEYFFHNSACQGTRFDQLREGQPVTFEKGQGPKGPRAENVRVA
- a CDS encoding GMC family oxidoreductase, giving the protein MIQSYDIIVIGTGAGGGTIAQALAGSGARLLVIERGDFVAQEDENWSAAAVWKDLRYRTRETWLDNEGREFRPYTHYNVGGNTKFWGSVLYRLRREDFHDVQHADGVSPAWPIDYDTLAPYYDRAERLYRVRGGLGDDPTEPPHAAPYPFPAVPHAPGMGRIADRLRGLGLHPSPLPLGLIDVGGPNGCRLCNTCNSFVCRIHAKSDADVVAVRPLQAAANVTLWTNATARRLLTDPAGRTVTAVEIERGGAVEVVAAPTVVVSCGAINSAALLLRSATDKHPHGLANSSGLVGRRYMAHLATMLEGVRWQTNHDEFQKTLAINDFYLAGAHAPYPLGQIQSQGRTHAIMAKITGDAWVYKGIAMRHIPLWAYQRWVSRATDWLAMTEDLPDPDNRVRLAPDGRIVLDVRQNNQRAHARLVDTLREILGRLGYWSPKVFAHMAGTKNTTHQCGTLVFGRDPRTSVLDPWCRAHDVDNLFVVDASFFPSSAAVNPGLTIAAQALRTADHIMGVA